Proteins encoded within one genomic window of Thermococcus celer Vu 13 = JCM 8558:
- a CDS encoding preprotein translocase subunit Sec61beta, whose protein sequence is MAKEKTTLPPTGAGLMRFFDEDTKAIKVSPRGVIALTLILVALEILLNAFGPQIFGG, encoded by the coding sequence ATGGCAAAGGAAAAAACAACGCTTCCGCCAACCGGCGCCGGTCTCATGAGGTTCTTCGACGAGGACACCAAAGCGATAAAGGTAAGCCCCAGAGGCGTCATAGCGCTTACGCTTATCCTGGTGGCCCTTGAGATACTCCTCAACGCCTTCGGCCCACAGATCTTCGGCGGCTAA
- the engB gene encoding GTP-binding protein EngB — protein MIIFVGRSNVGKSTLIFRLTGKWVKRGKRPGVTRRPVEVNWRGKKVVDMPGFGFMSGVPKRVQERVKDEIVRFIEDNAGEIELAVLVVDGKAAPEIIDRWEKRGEIPIDVEFYGFLRELGIPVVVAVNKMDKIKNIQRTINFLAGKFGVPYGEINETFVPVSAKFGKNLFEMRKLMEKKLKEGRKKPPAGSENLEDDVGDGLLEAVE, from the coding sequence ATGATAATATTCGTAGGGCGCTCGAACGTTGGTAAAAGCACCCTCATCTTTCGCCTGACCGGGAAGTGGGTGAAACGCGGGAAGAGGCCTGGGGTAACGAGGAGGCCCGTTGAGGTGAACTGGCGCGGAAAAAAGGTGGTGGACATGCCCGGCTTCGGCTTCATGAGCGGGGTTCCAAAGCGGGTTCAGGAGAGGGTTAAGGACGAGATAGTTCGTTTCATCGAGGACAACGCGGGGGAGATAGAGCTCGCCGTCCTCGTCGTGGACGGAAAGGCCGCGCCGGAGATAATCGATAGATGGGAGAAGCGCGGGGAGATACCGATAGACGTGGAGTTCTACGGGTTCCTGAGGGAACTGGGGATACCGGTCGTGGTGGCCGTCAACAAGATGGACAAAATAAAGAACATCCAGAGAACGATCAACTTCCTGGCCGGGAAGTTCGGAGTTCCATACGGCGAGATAAACGAGACCTTCGTTCCGGTTTCGGCGAAGTTCGGAAAGAACCTGTTCGAAATGAGAAAGCTGATGGAGAAGAAGCTCAAAGAGGGCAGGAAAAAGCCTCCTGCCGGATCAGAGAACCTCGAGGACGATGTGGGTGATGGTCTCCTTGAGGCCGTCGAGTGA
- a CDS encoding Lrp/AsnC ligand binding domain-containing protein yields MKDGATLTPRQMRLLKKFYEEGKTIEVHTVEKTQDELAKELGITRQALSNHLKILKELGYIRTGRGFIDLTDKALDLLGEKKGDVFVFVKIEPTKRKYVYEHIKKLRIKKIYRVTGDIDLIIEADKTRLDEVLEEIASLDGLKETITHIVLEVL; encoded by the coding sequence ATGAAGGATGGAGCAACCTTGACCCCAAGGCAGATGAGGCTGCTTAAGAAATTCTACGAGGAAGGAAAGACCATAGAGGTGCACACCGTTGAGAAGACCCAGGATGAGCTCGCCAAGGAGCTCGGTATCACCAGACAGGCACTGAGCAACCACCTCAAGATCCTCAAGGAACTCGGCTACATAAGGACGGGGAGGGGCTTCATAGACCTCACAGACAAGGCCCTCGATCTCCTCGGCGAGAAGAAGGGTGACGTCTTCGTCTTCGTGAAGATAGAGCCCACGAAGAGAAAGTACGTCTACGAACACATCAAGAAGCTCAGGATAAAGAAGATATACCGCGTCACCGGCGATATCGACCTGATAATAGAGGCGGACAAGACGAGGCTCGACGAGGTACTCGAGGAGATAGCCTCACTCGACGGCCTCAAGGAGACCATCACCCACATCGTCCTCGAGGTTCTCTGA
- a CDS encoding Clp1/GlmU family protein — translation MNKATYTEDVPPDRFELMEGILRLEKPSKVMLIGPTDSGKSTLLAFLANKLIERGLGVAVVDGDVGQKGILPPATVSLAFPEGPFASVGELEAYAHYFIGTTSPGSYIGEMAVGVKRLTDVALENADVVLIDTTGFVTGRGVEMKRLKAELVRPDMIVFLERNGELSYLRRVLSPYGETVTLSVSTRAREHSRSERREVRREKWRTYFADASLVEVDLSAIVPTGTELFRGRPLIQEEKDLLSAVFRWLVVAGWKGERYVVVKAEAEGGIKGHTHYPVHAVDFESLSNLLVGFIDGEGLCLGAGILKWINFGEMKAQVLTPLSPKEIDKATELRFGRIRVLETGDELGHLRRDEL, via the coding sequence ATGAACAAGGCAACCTACACAGAGGACGTCCCGCCGGACAGGTTCGAGCTCATGGAGGGGATACTCCGCTTGGAGAAACCCTCCAAGGTTATGCTGATAGGGCCGACGGACAGCGGGAAGAGCACACTGCTGGCATTTCTGGCCAATAAACTCATCGAGAGGGGCCTGGGGGTTGCGGTGGTTGACGGTGACGTGGGGCAGAAGGGGATCCTCCCCCCGGCCACGGTGAGCCTCGCCTTCCCGGAGGGGCCGTTTGCGTCGGTCGGTGAACTCGAAGCTTACGCCCATTACTTCATTGGCACCACGAGTCCTGGAAGTTACATCGGTGAGATGGCCGTGGGGGTTAAGAGGCTCACCGACGTTGCCCTCGAGAACGCCGACGTCGTTCTCATAGACACCACGGGCTTTGTCACCGGTCGGGGGGTCGAGATGAAGCGCCTTAAGGCCGAGCTCGTCAGGCCGGACATGATCGTTTTTCTCGAGAGGAACGGTGAGCTTTCATACCTCAGGAGGGTCCTCTCCCCCTACGGGGAAACGGTAACGCTATCCGTCAGTACGAGGGCGAGGGAACACTCGAGGAGCGAGCGCAGGGAGGTCAGGAGGGAGAAGTGGAGGACCTACTTCGCGGACGCCTCGCTCGTTGAGGTTGACCTCTCCGCGATTGTCCCAACCGGAACGGAGCTCTTCAGGGGCAGGCCTCTGATTCAGGAGGAGAAGGACCTGCTGTCGGCCGTTTTCAGGTGGCTCGTGGTAGCCGGCTGGAAGGGTGAGAGGTACGTTGTCGTTAAGGCGGAGGCGGAAGGGGGGATCAAAGGGCACACCCATTACCCCGTTCACGCGGTCGATTTTGAAAGCCTGAGCAACCTCCTGGTGGGGTTCATTGACGGGGAAGGGTTGTGCCTCGGGGCCGGGATACTCAAGTGGATAAACTTCGGCGAGATGAAGGCGCAGGTTCTAACGCCCCTCTCACCGAAAGAGATTGACAAAGCCACTGAGCTCCGCTTCGGAAGGATAAGGGTGCTCGAAACCGGGGACGAGCTCGGCCACCTCAGGAGGGACGAGCTCTGA
- a CDS encoding geranylgeranylglycerol-phosphate geranylgeranyltransferase, with product MELKAFVEITRPHNCILAGLVGVLGSIVAVGHFPGVITSLLVFLVVTLGCAGGNTINDYFDYEIDRINRPERPLPRGAMSRKTALYYSLSLFAVGLALAYFINTADFVLAIVAYAAMVLYAWKLKPLPFVGNLVVASLTGATPLYGALAVNRIGLAGYLALCAFLVNVAREVIKDIEDVEGDITKGAKTLPILWGRRKAAYIGAVFAVLTVVASFLPVKAGVGLGYYSMVPVDLIILYAAYLILKNQEREVAHRAQELLKISIFLAVAAFIIAAVV from the coding sequence ATGGAATTGAAGGCCTTCGTGGAGATAACCAGACCCCACAACTGTATCTTAGCCGGATTAGTGGGAGTTCTGGGTTCGATAGTCGCTGTGGGCCACTTTCCCGGTGTCATCACCTCACTCCTCGTGTTTTTGGTCGTCACGCTCGGGTGCGCCGGGGGCAACACGATAAACGACTACTTCGACTACGAGATAGATAGAATCAACCGCCCTGAGAGGCCACTTCCGAGGGGTGCGATGAGCAGGAAGACGGCCCTGTACTACTCGCTGTCCCTGTTCGCGGTAGGACTGGCGCTCGCGTACTTCATAAACACGGCCGACTTCGTGCTGGCCATCGTTGCCTACGCCGCCATGGTCCTCTACGCCTGGAAGCTCAAACCTCTTCCCTTCGTTGGTAACCTCGTCGTTGCGAGCCTGACGGGAGCGACGCCTCTATACGGTGCCCTGGCCGTTAACAGGATTGGCCTGGCTGGTTACCTGGCCCTCTGTGCGTTCCTGGTGAACGTCGCGAGGGAGGTCATCAAGGACATCGAGGATGTCGAGGGCGACATCACGAAGGGGGCGAAGACCCTTCCGATACTGTGGGGCAGAAGGAAAGCGGCCTACATAGGGGCCGTCTTTGCCGTCTTAACGGTTGTGGCCTCCTTCCTGCCCGTGAAGGCGGGCGTCGGCCTCGGCTACTACTCGATGGTGCCCGTTGATCTCATCATACTCTACGCGGCTTATCTCATACTTAAGAACCAGGAAAGGGAAGTGGCGCACAGGGCGCAGGAGCTCCTTAAAATAAGCATATTCCTGGCGGTTGCCGCCTTCATAATAGCGGCCGTGGTTTGA
- a CDS encoding ribonucleoside-triphosphate reductase — translation MEFEDELVRNLESEELWTVVTFKTPYGPGGTLQKLIEVMEKAGWRVTFRANWWTSDIPYGLARIDARKGNREKILLGKWVLGSKLKLIRVENMPLKEGRDEFFRMVDSITSTLIYDPVIRTMREQY, via the coding sequence ATGGAGTTTGAGGATGAACTCGTGAGGAACCTCGAGTCGGAGGAGCTCTGGACGGTCGTCACTTTCAAGACGCCCTACGGGCCCGGTGGGACCCTCCAAAAACTCATTGAGGTCATGGAAAAGGCCGGATGGCGCGTTACATTTAGAGCCAACTGGTGGACATCGGATATCCCCTACGGGCTCGCGAGAATAGACGCCCGGAAGGGGAACAGGGAGAAGATACTGCTCGGAAAGTGGGTACTCGGCTCAAAGCTCAAGCTGATAAGGGTCGAGAACATGCCCCTGAAGGAGGGGAGGGACGAGTTCTTCCGCATGGTGGACAGCATAACCTCGACGCTGATATACGACCCGGTCATAAGGACCATGAGGGAGCAGTACTGA
- a CDS encoding OB-fold nucleic acid binding domain-containing protein: MRKRLPASRVHIKDIVEGYYVRSEGDFEPNYLITRDARKIHRAKVVATVVREPIMSEDETYGRFQIDDGTGTIWVFGFRENTRFVNLVKKGDLVQIIGKISEWRDDKHILVEGVAKVEPNVWILHRFETLTEKVEHAKKARVAFDIYDRYGITAKAKVIAKNKGVSEDLLTTIDELYTMMLERRSAEEALPEEELLEEEPKTENPELEKAKKAVLDLLREKGKALSHKFIVKKLSKELDEELIEEAITELLAEGEIYEPEIGYYEPL, from the coding sequence ATGAGGAAGAGACTGCCGGCGAGCAGGGTCCACATCAAGGACATCGTAGAGGGCTACTACGTCAGGAGCGAGGGTGACTTCGAGCCGAACTACCTGATAACCAGGGACGCGCGGAAGATCCACCGCGCCAAGGTCGTCGCCACCGTCGTCAGGGAGCCAATAATGAGCGAGGACGAGACCTACGGGCGGTTCCAGATCGACGACGGTACAGGAACCATCTGGGTCTTCGGCTTCAGGGAGAACACCCGCTTCGTGAACCTCGTGAAGAAGGGCGACCTCGTTCAGATAATCGGAAAGATCTCCGAATGGCGCGACGACAAGCACATCCTCGTCGAGGGAGTGGCGAAGGTCGAGCCGAACGTCTGGATACTCCACCGCTTCGAGACGCTGACGGAGAAGGTGGAGCACGCCAAGAAGGCCAGGGTAGCCTTCGACATCTACGACAGGTACGGAATAACGGCCAAGGCCAAGGTGATAGCCAAGAACAAGGGTGTGAGTGAGGACCTGCTAACGACCATAGACGAGCTCTACACCATGATGCTCGAACGCAGGAGTGCCGAGGAGGCGTTGCCGGAGGAAGAGCTCCTCGAGGAGGAACCCAAGACGGAGAACCCGGAGCTTGAGAAGGCCAAGAAGGCGGTTCTCGACCTGCTCAGGGAGAAGGGCAAGGCGCTGTCCCACAAGTTCATAGTCAAGAAGCTCTCGAAGGAGCTCGATGAGGAGCTGATAGAGGAGGCCATAACAGAGCTCCTGGCAGAGGGCGAGATATACGAGCCCGAGATAGGTTACTACGAGCCCCTGTGA
- a CDS encoding replication protein RepA — translation MEEVKFRRRKPAVERKIKEIAEDDTRVSLIGKAFKIDKIDYTFWLDDGTGVILVESEENFLPEEGGVVRVIGRVIRNDEGIHVYGEVVQDFSGADLEALEEIRELERKVLPKVEGIIDFFGGEEP, via the coding sequence ATGGAGGAGGTTAAGTTCCGACGCAGGAAGCCTGCGGTTGAGAGGAAGATAAAGGAGATAGCCGAGGACGACACGAGGGTTTCCCTCATCGGGAAGGCCTTCAAGATCGACAAGATAGACTACACCTTCTGGCTCGACGACGGGACGGGCGTTATACTCGTCGAGAGCGAGGAGAACTTCCTGCCCGAGGAGGGAGGGGTGGTTCGTGTCATCGGCAGGGTTATCCGGAACGACGAGGGTATCCACGTATACGGCGAGGTTGTGCAGGACTTCAGCGGGGCGGACCTCGAGGCGCTGGAGGAGATACGGGAGCTCGAGAGGAAAGTCCTGCCGAAGGTTGAGGGCATCATAGACTTCTTCGGGGGTGAGGAGCCATGA
- a CDS encoding OB-fold nucleic acid binding domain-containing protein — MGVLTKEQIIETIKRRKGLSREEIEEKIREISSREGISEHAAALMLAEELGVNLEGKEELLHIADLVPGMTGVNIVARVLRKYPPREYDKKDGSRGQVANLIVYDSTGKTRLVLWDGLVTKYYNELNPGDIIKIIDPSVREGRNGVELHANFRTRIIPNPEDPRAAEIPPLEEVRSYNYQRRKIGELMGGERFVEVRGTIARLYRVTVYDACPKCRRKVDYDPATDTWVCPEHGEVQSIKVTIVDFGLDDSTGYIRTTLFGDDAAELLGKDPEEIAEKLKELVDSGLTLREAGRKLAEEEFYYLLGREIVVRGNVVDDKFLGLMLKAFGWDEVDPEREIARARAELRKALADFM; from the coding sequence ATGGGAGTGCTGACGAAGGAGCAGATTATCGAGACGATAAAGAGAAGAAAGGGCCTCTCACGGGAGGAGATCGAGGAGAAAATACGGGAGATATCCTCAAGGGAGGGGATCTCCGAGCACGCCGCCGCCCTGATGCTGGCCGAGGAGCTTGGCGTGAACCTCGAGGGAAAGGAGGAACTCCTCCACATAGCCGACCTCGTTCCGGGAATGACGGGCGTTAACATCGTTGCGAGGGTTCTGAGGAAGTACCCGCCCAGGGAATACGACAAGAAGGACGGTTCAAGGGGCCAGGTGGCCAACCTGATAGTGTACGACTCCACCGGAAAGACGAGACTCGTTCTCTGGGACGGCCTCGTGACCAAATACTACAACGAGCTCAACCCGGGGGACATCATCAAGATCATCGATCCGAGCGTGAGGGAGGGAAGGAACGGCGTCGAGCTTCACGCCAACTTCAGGACGAGGATAATACCCAACCCCGAGGATCCGCGCGCCGCTGAGATACCGCCCCTCGAGGAGGTGAGGAGCTACAACTACCAGCGGAGGAAGATAGGGGAGCTAATGGGCGGCGAGAGGTTCGTGGAGGTTCGCGGGACGATAGCGAGGCTCTACCGCGTCACGGTCTACGACGCCTGCCCCAAGTGCAGGAGGAAGGTCGACTACGACCCGGCAACGGATACTTGGGTATGCCCGGAGCACGGCGAGGTCCAGTCGATTAAAGTAACGATAGTCGACTTCGGCCTCGATGACTCCACGGGGTACATACGGACGACCCTCTTCGGCGACGACGCGGCCGAGCTCCTCGGGAAGGACCCGGAGGAAATAGCCGAAAAGCTCAAGGAGCTCGTCGATAGCGGCCTGACGCTTAGGGAGGCCGGGAGGAAGCTGGCCGAGGAGGAATTCTATTACCTGCTCGGAAGGGAGATAGTCGTCAGGGGGAACGTCGTGGACGACAAGTTCCTGGGGTTAATGCTGAAGGCCTTCGGATGGGACGAGGTTGACCCGGAGCGCGAGATAGCGAGGGCGCGGGCCGAACTGAGGAAGGCCCTCGCGGACTTCATGTGA
- the scpB gene encoding SMC-Scp complex subunit ScpB, translating to MGLIEDKALVEAALFVSGRPLNLKELSRALGIRSLDYLEKLIELIAAEYEERKSAIEVVKVLGDKYVMQVKQEYSGRVIHLMPRPDLRTGELKTLALIAYLQPIEQSKVVKLRGSQAYEHVRKLLEMGLIYAEPYERTKLLGTTPKFAELYGFPENDPNIIKEAFGKVVHAEYSDLIAKLEGGDGDQNEEEESIEKGEE from the coding sequence ATGGGGCTCATTGAGGATAAAGCGCTCGTTGAGGCGGCCCTCTTCGTTTCTGGAAGGCCGCTGAACCTGAAGGAACTCTCGAGGGCCCTTGGAATAAGGTCCCTGGATTACCTCGAGAAGCTTATAGAGCTCATAGCGGCCGAGTACGAGGAGAGGAAGAGCGCGATAGAGGTCGTGAAGGTCCTGGGGGATAAGTACGTCATGCAGGTGAAGCAGGAGTACAGCGGCCGGGTCATCCACCTAATGCCGCGGCCCGATTTGAGAACCGGCGAGCTGAAGACCCTCGCCCTCATAGCCTACCTCCAGCCGATAGAGCAGAGCAAGGTCGTTAAGCTCAGGGGGAGCCAGGCCTACGAGCACGTGAGGAAGCTCCTCGAGATGGGGCTCATCTACGCGGAACCCTACGAGAGGACGAAACTCCTCGGGACGACGCCAAAGTTCGCGGAGCTCTACGGCTTTCCCGAGAACGACCCGAACATCATAAAGGAGGCCTTTGGAAAGGTCGTCCACGCCGAGTACAGCGACCTCATAGCGAAGCTCGAGGGCGGGGACGGGGACCAAAACGAAGAGGAGGAATCCATAGAAAAAGGCGAGGAGTGA
- a CDS encoding DMT family transporter encodes MPRKHAVGAVLLWSTVASAFKLSLRYLTPLQLLFYASLTSLVLFGLLYAPRFSAGKGNLRSAYLGLINPLLYYTVLFSAYDRLPAQEAQALNYTWPLVLVILSIPLLGRRVGIRTVLGLFLGFLGALVVATGGDVTGLHFTDPSGVALGLGSAVVWAAYWVLNLRDERPLVEKMFWNFLFGFAYVSVAVVLGGGFAIPPAEGLAGAVYVGLFEMGVTYLLWYRAIEGDTAFASNLAYLVPFLSLFFISLVVGESIAPATVVGLAMIVTGIVLGKEQQNL; translated from the coding sequence ATGCCCAGAAAACACGCCGTCGGTGCGGTGCTGCTGTGGTCGACCGTCGCGAGCGCTTTCAAGCTCTCGTTGCGCTACCTAACGCCGCTCCAGCTCCTCTTCTACGCGTCCTTAACTTCACTCGTCCTCTTCGGGTTACTCTACGCCCCGCGTTTTTCAGCCGGGAAGGGAAACCTCCGCTCGGCCTACCTCGGCCTGATAAACCCCCTGCTCTACTACACGGTCCTCTTCTCGGCCTACGATAGACTGCCGGCCCAGGAGGCCCAGGCCCTCAACTACACGTGGCCCCTCGTCCTCGTCATCCTGTCGATACCGCTCCTCGGGAGGAGGGTTGGAATTAGAACTGTGCTCGGTCTGTTCCTCGGCTTTCTGGGGGCGTTGGTGGTGGCCACGGGGGGCGACGTTACCGGCCTGCACTTCACTGACCCGTCCGGCGTCGCCCTCGGCCTGGGGAGCGCGGTGGTGTGGGCGGCTTACTGGGTCCTCAACCTGCGCGATGAGAGGCCGCTCGTGGAGAAGATGTTCTGGAACTTCCTCTTCGGCTTCGCCTACGTATCGGTGGCGGTGGTCTTGGGCGGTGGGTTTGCCATCCCCCCAGCGGAGGGTCTCGCCGGGGCCGTCTACGTCGGCCTCTTCGAGATGGGCGTTACCTACCTCCTCTGGTACAGGGCGATCGAGGGCGATACGGCCTTCGCGTCGAACCTTGCCTACCTCGTGCCCTTTCTCAGCCTGTTCTTCATCTCCCTCGTCGTAGGGGAGAGCATCGCCCCGGCGACCGTCGTCGGGCTGGCCATGATAGTGACAGGCATCGTCCTGGGGAAGGAACAGCAAAACTTATAA
- the gcvT gene encoding glycine cleavage system aminomethyltransferase GcvT gives MVKRVHIFDWHREHAKKVEEFAGWEMPIWYSSIKEEHLAVRNGVGIFDVSHMGEFIFRGKDALKFLQYVTTNDISKPPAISGTYTLVLNERGAVKDETLVFNMGNDTYMMVCDSDAFEKLEAWFKAIKGAIEKFGELDLEIENKTYDMAMFSVQGPRARDLAKELFGIDINDLWWFQAKEVELDGIKMLLSRSGYTGENGWEVYFEDASPYHPDPAKRGKPEKALHVWETILEAGEKYGIKPAGLGARDTLRLEAGYTLYGNETKELQLLSTDVDEVTPLQANLDFALFWDKEFIGKEALLKQRERGLGRKMVHFKMVDRGIPREGYRVLANGEVIGEVTSGTLSPLLGIGIGIAFVEEEYAKPGVEVEVEIRGKPKRAVTVTPPFYDPKRYGAFREE, from the coding sequence ATGGTCAAGAGGGTTCACATCTTCGACTGGCATAGGGAGCACGCGAAGAAGGTTGAGGAGTTCGCGGGATGGGAGATGCCCATCTGGTACTCGAGCATAAAGGAGGAGCACCTTGCGGTAAGAAACGGCGTCGGGATCTTCGACGTCTCCCACATGGGGGAGTTCATCTTCAGGGGTAAAGACGCGCTGAAGTTCCTCCAGTACGTCACGACGAACGATATAAGCAAGCCGCCGGCGATAAGCGGAACCTACACGCTCGTCCTCAATGAGAGAGGCGCCGTAAAGGACGAAACCCTCGTCTTCAACATGGGGAACGACACCTACATGATGGTCTGCGACAGCGACGCCTTTGAGAAGCTCGAGGCTTGGTTCAAGGCCATAAAAGGTGCCATAGAGAAGTTCGGCGAGCTCGACCTCGAGATAGAGAACAAGACCTACGACATGGCGATGTTCTCCGTCCAGGGGCCCAGGGCGAGGGACCTGGCGAAGGAGCTCTTCGGCATCGACATCAACGACCTCTGGTGGTTCCAGGCGAAGGAGGTCGAGCTCGACGGGATAAAGATGCTCCTCTCGAGAAGCGGCTACACCGGCGAGAACGGCTGGGAGGTCTACTTCGAGGACGCCAGCCCCTACCACCCGGATCCGGCGAAGAGGGGCAAGCCAGAGAAGGCGCTGCACGTCTGGGAGACCATCCTTGAAGCCGGGGAGAAGTACGGCATAAAGCCGGCGGGACTCGGCGCCAGGGATACGCTCCGCCTCGAGGCAGGTTACACGCTCTACGGCAACGAGACGAAGGAGCTCCAGCTCCTCAGTACGGACGTCGATGAGGTCACACCGCTCCAGGCCAACCTCGACTTCGCCCTCTTCTGGGACAAGGAGTTCATAGGAAAGGAAGCACTGCTGAAGCAGAGGGAGAGGGGCCTCGGGAGGAAGATGGTGCACTTCAAGATGGTAGACAGGGGGATCCCAAGGGAGGGCTACCGCGTCCTGGCGAACGGCGAGGTCATCGGTGAGGTGACCAGCGGAACGCTCTCGCCGCTCCTCGGCATCGGCATCGGGATAGCCTTCGTGGAGGAGGAGTACGCAAAGCCGGGCGTTGAAGTTGAGGTGGAGATAAGGGGCAAGCCGAAGAGGGCCGTAACCGTTACCCCGCCCTTCTACGACCCCAAGAGGTACGGTGCCTTCAGGGAGGAGTGA
- a CDS encoding universal stress protein, translating to MFEKILYPTDFSEVSLHALRTCVPGLISLGVKELHLVHVIDITIAEFEAFELEDIYRGKLEKLADELRGRGVNVNPVVRIGIPSMEIAEVAEEEDVDLIVIPSLGENIWRAMFVGSTASNLARATRKPVLLLKYRKKEEGFEPAVECSEMFRRPLIALDFSKCSIKIIKTAKKFEELVEEGILVHSVDYGRVEEVEHNIALAKTNLEKSAKGLKARLGFEVLVGSASQAIIGMSLAKNATLIVIGKKGRSFLKDLLLGSTAERVIRDSKVPVLLVPCD from the coding sequence ATGTTTGAGAAAATTTTGTACCCGACCGACTTTTCGGAGGTCTCCCTGCACGCACTGCGCACCTGCGTTCCGGGGCTCATCTCGCTTGGGGTTAAGGAGCTTCACCTGGTTCACGTTATCGACATAACCATCGCGGAGTTCGAGGCCTTTGAGCTCGAGGACATCTACCGCGGGAAGCTCGAGAAGCTGGCCGATGAGCTCAGGGGCAGGGGTGTGAACGTGAACCCCGTGGTCAGGATAGGGATTCCATCGATGGAGATAGCCGAGGTGGCCGAGGAAGAGGACGTGGACCTCATCGTCATCCCGAGCCTCGGCGAAAACATCTGGCGGGCCATGTTCGTGGGGAGCACCGCCTCAAACCTCGCCAGGGCCACCAGAAAACCCGTCCTTCTCCTGAAGTATCGGAAAAAGGAGGAGGGGTTTGAGCCCGCGGTGGAGTGTTCCGAGATGTTCAGGAGGCCTCTGATTGCTCTTGACTTCTCAAAGTGCTCGATAAAGATAATCAAGACCGCTAAGAAGTTCGAAGAGCTCGTGGAGGAGGGAATCCTCGTCCACTCGGTCGACTACGGAAGGGTTGAGGAGGTCGAACACAACATAGCGTTGGCGAAGACCAACCTCGAGAAGTCCGCGAAGGGGCTGAAGGCACGGCTCGGGTTCGAAGTCCTCGTGGGCAGTGCGAGTCAGGCCATAATAGGGATGTCCCTGGCGAAGAACGCCACGCTTATAGTCATCGGCAAGAAGGGCAGAAGCTTTCTGAAGGATTTGCTCCTTGGAAGCACCGCGGAGAGGGTCATTAGGGACTCAAAGGTCCCGGTACTGCTCGTGCCGTGCGATTGA
- a CDS encoding endonuclease dU, whose amino-acid sequence MIRKVKPQIRTVGFDDGTFSFSSKLSRGRTILIGVVMKGSQEVVGVLSRWITVDGNDATDAMIEAVNSSRFKDLRVILLKGITYAGFNVVDLERVHSETGLPVIVVVRKRPDVGAMESALRKHFDDADERIDLLGKAPPLTELIPGKLYIQAVGIDEGKAAEVIRVTTRTGLIPEPLRLAHMVASAVMTGESTRE is encoded by the coding sequence ATGATAAGGAAGGTCAAGCCACAGATAAGGACGGTCGGTTTTGACGACGGAACCTTCTCCTTTTCTTCCAAGCTCAGCAGGGGTAGGACCATCCTCATCGGTGTTGTCATGAAGGGTTCTCAGGAAGTCGTGGGGGTTCTCTCCCGCTGGATAACCGTCGACGGAAACGACGCCACAGACGCGATGATAGAAGCGGTTAACTCCTCCCGCTTCAAGGACCTCAGGGTGATCCTCTTAAAGGGGATAACCTACGCCGGTTTCAACGTCGTCGACCTCGAGAGAGTCCACTCGGAGACGGGGTTGCCGGTGATAGTCGTGGTGAGGAAGAGGCCGGACGTCGGAGCCATGGAGAGCGCGTTGAGAAAGCACTTCGACGATGCCGATGAGAGGATAGACCTCCTCGGAAAGGCACCCCCTCTTACGGAGCTCATCCCCGGAAAACTCTACATCCAGGCGGTCGGAATCGATGAGGGAAAGGCCGCGGAGGTCATCAGGGTCACGACCCGGACCGGCCTCATCCCGGAGCCCCTCAGGCTGGCGCACATGGTGGCGAGCGCGGTTATGACCGGAGAGAGCACCAGGGAGTAG
- the cutA gene encoding divalent-cation tolerance protein CutA, producing MILVYTTFPDWESAERIVKALLERKLIACANLREHRALYSWEGKIEDDREVGAILKTSVEKWKELREVIKEMHPYEAPLIARIEVDRVNREYAEWLEKVLS from the coding sequence ATGATACTCGTCTACACGACCTTCCCCGACTGGGAGAGCGCCGAGCGGATAGTGAAGGCCCTCCTCGAGAGAAAGCTAATCGCCTGCGCCAACCTCAGGGAGCACAGGGCCCTTTACTCCTGGGAGGGGAAGATAGAGGATGACAGAGAAGTCGGCGCCATCCTGAAAACGAGCGTGGAGAAGTGGAAGGAACTGCGGGAGGTCATAAAGGAGATGCACCCCTACGAGGCCCCGTTGATAGCCCGCATCGAGGTCGATAGGGTGAACCGGGAGTACGCGGAGTGGCTCGAGAAGGTGCTCTCATGA